A window of Rhododendron vialii isolate Sample 1 chromosome 11a, ASM3025357v1 contains these coding sequences:
- the LOC131308384 gene encoding rust resistance kinase Lr10-like isoform X2 has product MSTFGSPSPAPTSDGGAIAAAIIVIVAVLIIIGLISCTCARILTRTTVAELQRNVATIPQTSNVVQDWEIDAPTTERFLQDLAKEKPIRFTALELCSFTANYTTVLGSGGFGVVYKGQLQNGVKIAVKVLKRSLQDRRAEEQFMAEVSTIGRTFHINLVRLYGFSYDRFMRALVYEYMENGSLDKYLFSDDTQGIDWNKLPEIAIGTAKGIAYLHEECQQKIIHYDIKPGNVLLDVNFNPKVADFGLAKLCNKDNTHDSPTGYKGTPGYSAPEFLMNNYPITNKCDVYSFGMLLFEIVGRRRNAKLGSSDSLDWFPKHVWDEYEKGDLATMTFLYGIEEKHRERAQKMAMVALWCVQDSPKARPPMSDVIKMLDGRVEILPPPKPFTYMFPVEVNLLNPATYTDNSSNYSTSYATNSSSYGTNSSRYKEHTTAVMAKHEIQIVSSS; this is encoded by the exons ATGTCTACGTTTGGGAGTCCTTCTCCAGCACCCACCAGCGACGGAGGGGCAATAGCTGCTG CCATTATAGTGATTGTTGCAGTACTCATAATAATCGGCCTTATCTCATGCACTTGCGCGAGGATATTGACAAGGACAACTGTGGCAGAACTGCAACGTAATGTTGCTACCATACCACAGACCTCGAATGTGGTTCAAGATTGGGAAATCGATGCACCCACGACGGAGAGGTTCCTCCAAGACCTGGCAAAGGAAAAACCCATAAGATTCACTGCCCTAGAGCTATGTAGTTTCACTGCTAATTACACAACGGTGTTGGGTTCGGGAGGCTTTGGAGTAGTTTACAAAGGACAACTCCAGAATGGAGTCAAGATTGCCGTAAAGGTCCTCAAAAGGAGCTTACAAGATAGAAGAGCTGAGGAGCAGTTCATGGCGGAGGTGAGCACTATTGGAAGGACCTTCCATATAAACCTAGTGAGGCTATACGGTTTTTCTTACGATCGCTTCATGAGAGCGTTAGTGTACGAGTACATGGAAAATGGATCGCTGGATAAATACTTGTTTAGTGATGATACACAAGGAATTGACTGGAATAAGCTGCCTGAAATTGCGATTGGGACTGcaaaaggtatagcttaccttcaTGAAGAGTGTCAGCAGAAAATCATTCACTATGACATAAAGCCCGGTAACGTGCTACTGGATGTGAATTTTAACCCTAAGGTTGCGGATTTCGGCCTTGCAAAGCTTTGCAATAAAGACAACACCCATGACTCTCCCACAGGATATAAAGGGACCCCTGGTTATTCAGCACCCGAGTTTCTTATGAATAACTACCCTATCACTAACAAATGCGATGTTTATAGCTTCGGCATGCTTTTGTTTGAGATAGtagggaggaggaggaatgcTAAATTAGGGTCCAGTGATAGCTTGGATTGGTTCCCAAAACATGTTTGGGATGAGTATGAGAAAGGTGATTTGGCAACAATGACATTTTTGTACGGGATAGAAGAGAAACATAGAGAGAGAGCTCAAAAAATGGCtatggtggcattgtggtgTGTTCAGGACTCACCGAAGGCGAGGCCGCCAATGAGTGATGTGATAAAAATGTTGGATGGACGAGTGGAGATCTTGCCACCTCCAAAACCATTCACTTATATGTTTCCTGTAGAGGTTAATCTGCTCAATCCAGCTACTTATACCGATAACAGTTCAAACTATTCAACCAGCTATGCAACTAATTCATCCAGCTATGGAACTAATTCATCTCGGTACAAGGAGCATACGACAGCAGTCATGGCTAAACACGAGATACAAATTGTCAGTTCATCCTAA
- the LOC131308437 gene encoding rust resistance kinase Lr10-like, which translates to MSTNGDSYPWPPPPPNNNAGTRAAGIIVTIVVLIIICVISCACARKLRRAIVSELQHAVATVPHAVATIPPTSYAVQLWEIDAPTMERFLRDLAKEKPVRFTAQQLCNFTTNYSTVLGSGGFGVVYKGQFPNGVKIAVKVLKRSLHDKRAEEQFMAEVSTIGRTYHINLVRLYGFSYDHLMSALVYEYMENGSLDKYLFSDDTQRIDWNKLPEIAIGTAKGIAYLHEECEQRIIHYDIKPGNVLLDVNFNPKVADFGLAKLCNRDSTHDSPTGYKGTPGYSAPEFLLNNYPITYKCDVYSFGMLLFEIVGRRRNAKVGFTDSLDWFPKHVWDEYEKGELATLTLSYGIEEMDRERAQRMAMVALWCVQDSPEARPPMSVVVKMLEGVVEIMPPPKPFHYLYSVGINVLNPPTYIGDSSDYSTSDGTNSYWYKEQTTTIMAKYEIQIASS; encoded by the exons ATGTCTACTAATGGGGATTCCTACCCCTGGCCTCCTCCACCACCCAACAACAATGCAGGCACAAGAGCTGCTG GCATAATAGTGACTATTGTAGTACTCATAATAATCTGCGTCATCTCATGCGCTTGTGCGAGGAAATTGAGAAGGGCAATTGTGTCAGAGCTGCAACATGCCGTTGCTACAGTACCACATGCCGTTGCAACAATACCGCCGACCTCGTATGCGGTTCAACTTTGGGAAATCGATGCACCCACAATGGAGCGGTTCCTCCGAGACCTGGCCAAGGAAAAGCCCGTAAGATTCACAGCCCAACAGTTATGTAACTTCACGACTAACTACTCTACGGTGTTGGGTTCAGGAGGCTTTGGAGTAGTTTACAAAGGACAATTTCCAAATGGAGTCAAGATTGCCGTAAAGGTTCTCAAAAGGAGCTTGCATGATAAAAGAGCCGAGGAGCAGTTCATGGCAGAGGTGAGCACTATAGGAAGGACTTATCATATAAACCTAGTGAGGCTATACGGTTTTTCCTATGATCATTTAATGAGCGCGTTAGTATACGAGTACATGGAAAATGGATCGCTGGATAAATACTTGTTCAGCGATGATACACAAAGAATTGACTGGAATAAGCTACCTGAAATTGCGATTGGAACGGCAAAAGGCATAGCTTACTTGCATGAAGAGTGTGAGCAGAGAATCATTCACTATGACATAAAGCCCGGGAATGTGCTATTGGATGTGAATTTTAACCCTAAGGTTGCAGATTTTGGCCTTGCAAAGCTTTGCAATAGAGACAGCACCCATGACTCTCCCACAGGATATAAAGGGACCCCTGGTTATTCGGCTCCTGAGTTTCTTCTCAATAACTATCCTATCACTTACAAATGCGATGTTTAtagctttggcatgcttttgTTTGAGATAGtagggaggaggaggaatgcTAAAGTGGGGTTCACTGATAGCCTTGATTGGTTCCCGAAACATGTTTGGGATGAGTATGAAAAAGGTGAGTTGGCAACACTAACACTTTCGTATGGAATAGAAGAGATGGATAGAGAGAGAGCACAAAGAATGGCtatggtggcattgtggtgTGTTCAGGATTCACCAGAGGCCAGGCCGCCAATGAGTGTTGTGGTGAAAATGTTGGAAGGAGTAGTGGAGATCATGCCACCCCCAAAACCATTCCATTATTTGTATTCTGTGGGGATTAATGTGCTCAATCCACCTACTTATATCGGTGACAGCTCAGACTACTCAACTAGCGATGGAACGAATTCGTATTGGTACAAGGAGCAAACAACAACAATCATGGCTAAGTACGAGATACAAATTGCCAGTTCATAG
- the LOC131308384 gene encoding rust resistance kinase Lr10-like isoform X1: MVLMVGYLRFSSVNATEMSTFGSPSPAPTSDGGAIAAAIIVIVAVLIIIGLISCTCARILTRTTVAELQRNVATIPQTSNVVQDWEIDAPTTERFLQDLAKEKPIRFTALELCSFTANYTTVLGSGGFGVVYKGQLQNGVKIAVKVLKRSLQDRRAEEQFMAEVSTIGRTFHINLVRLYGFSYDRFMRALVYEYMENGSLDKYLFSDDTQGIDWNKLPEIAIGTAKGIAYLHEECQQKIIHYDIKPGNVLLDVNFNPKVADFGLAKLCNKDNTHDSPTGYKGTPGYSAPEFLMNNYPITNKCDVYSFGMLLFEIVGRRRNAKLGSSDSLDWFPKHVWDEYEKGDLATMTFLYGIEEKHRERAQKMAMVALWCVQDSPKARPPMSDVIKMLDGRVEILPPPKPFTYMFPVEVNLLNPATYTDNSSNYSTSYATNSSSYGTNSSRYKEHTTAVMAKHEIQIVSSS, translated from the exons ATGGTTTTAATGGTTGGATATCTGAGATTTTCAAGTGTAAATGCCACAGAAATGTCTACGTTTGGGAGTCCTTCTCCAGCACCCACCAGCGACGGAGGGGCAATAGCTGCTG CCATTATAGTGATTGTTGCAGTACTCATAATAATCGGCCTTATCTCATGCACTTGCGCGAGGATATTGACAAGGACAACTGTGGCAGAACTGCAACGTAATGTTGCTACCATACCACAGACCTCGAATGTGGTTCAAGATTGGGAAATCGATGCACCCACGACGGAGAGGTTCCTCCAAGACCTGGCAAAGGAAAAACCCATAAGATTCACTGCCCTAGAGCTATGTAGTTTCACTGCTAATTACACAACGGTGTTGGGTTCGGGAGGCTTTGGAGTAGTTTACAAAGGACAACTCCAGAATGGAGTCAAGATTGCCGTAAAGGTCCTCAAAAGGAGCTTACAAGATAGAAGAGCTGAGGAGCAGTTCATGGCGGAGGTGAGCACTATTGGAAGGACCTTCCATATAAACCTAGTGAGGCTATACGGTTTTTCTTACGATCGCTTCATGAGAGCGTTAGTGTACGAGTACATGGAAAATGGATCGCTGGATAAATACTTGTTTAGTGATGATACACAAGGAATTGACTGGAATAAGCTGCCTGAAATTGCGATTGGGACTGcaaaaggtatagcttaccttcaTGAAGAGTGTCAGCAGAAAATCATTCACTATGACATAAAGCCCGGTAACGTGCTACTGGATGTGAATTTTAACCCTAAGGTTGCGGATTTCGGCCTTGCAAAGCTTTGCAATAAAGACAACACCCATGACTCTCCCACAGGATATAAAGGGACCCCTGGTTATTCAGCACCCGAGTTTCTTATGAATAACTACCCTATCACTAACAAATGCGATGTTTATAGCTTCGGCATGCTTTTGTTTGAGATAGtagggaggaggaggaatgcTAAATTAGGGTCCAGTGATAGCTTGGATTGGTTCCCAAAACATGTTTGGGATGAGTATGAGAAAGGTGATTTGGCAACAATGACATTTTTGTACGGGATAGAAGAGAAACATAGAGAGAGAGCTCAAAAAATGGCtatggtggcattgtggtgTGTTCAGGACTCACCGAAGGCGAGGCCGCCAATGAGTGATGTGATAAAAATGTTGGATGGACGAGTGGAGATCTTGCCACCTCCAAAACCATTCACTTATATGTTTCCTGTAGAGGTTAATCTGCTCAATCCAGCTACTTATACCGATAACAGTTCAAACTATTCAACCAGCTATGCAACTAATTCATCCAGCTATGGAACTAATTCATCTCGGTACAAGGAGCATACGACAGCAGTCATGGCTAAACACGAGATACAAATTGTCAGTTCATCCTAA